In Solirubrobacterales bacterium, the following are encoded in one genomic region:
- a CDS encoding nuclear transport factor 2 family protein — protein sequence MAQTVSPAVLDQFKERFECWNRGELDLMQNLYAEDAVWDISGVFTDVAPMQGHESLRRYWDEVWETWEGVRMDPLAVFDVGDGRYVVDVRLWGKGKRSGVEVDQRFAYLYTLRPEDEKIIRAQLLPDVQSAVTVAESSAP from the coding sequence ATCGCCCAGACGGTCTCTCCCGCAGTCCTCGATCAGTTCAAGGAACGCTTTGAATGCTGGAATCGCGGCGAGCTAGACCTGATGCAGAACTTGTACGCCGAGGACGCAGTGTGGGACATCTCGGGCGTCTTCACGGACGTCGCGCCGATGCAAGGACATGAGAGCCTGCGCCGCTACTGGGACGAGGTGTGGGAGACCTGGGAGGGGGTCCGAATGGATCCGCTCGCGGTATTCGACGTTGGCGACGGTCGCTATGTGGTGGACGTACGGCTTTGGGGGAAGGGCAAGCGGAGCGGCGTTGAAGTCGACCAGCGCTTCGCTTACCTGTACACGCTTCGCCCCGAGGACGAGAAGATCATTCGAGCGCAGCTACTCCCAGATGTGCAATCAGCGGTCACCGTTGCGGAGTCATCCGCTCCCTGA
- a CDS encoding nuclear transport factor 2 family protein: MSQENVEVIRAAYDAFARGDLEAVSQLHDPAIEWHTSVEDPDAAIHRGPVAVRRYFEGYMETFPGFRADLEECVEAPGGRVLAATHYTGRARASGMDMDWRQWLLYTVNDGLIVRTEECFNRDEALETAGLRE, from the coding sequence ATGTCGCAGGAGAACGTGGAGGTGATCCGGGCGGCCTATGACGCCTTCGCGCGGGGCGATCTTGAGGCTGTCTCGCAGCTTCACGACCCGGCGATCGAGTGGCACACCAGCGTCGAGGACCCCGATGCGGCCATTCATCGCGGCCCGGTCGCCGTAAGGCGCTACTTCGAGGGGTATATGGAGACCTTCCCCGGCTTTCGAGCCGACCTCGAGGAATGCGTTGAGGCGCCGGGGGGCCGGGTGCTTGCCGCCACCCACTACACAGGGCGAGCAAGAGCGAGCGGCATGGACATGGACTGGCGGCAGTGGCTCCTCTACACGGTCAACGATGGGCTGATCGTACGAACCGAGGAGTGCTTCAACCGCGACGAAGCCCTCGAAACCGCCGGGCTGCGGGAGTAG
- a CDS encoding nuclear transport factor 2 family protein, which yields MSQENVEVVRKGLALYNRRDFEALQALNHPDVELDWSASRAPYAGVYRGWPEVLRFYKNVFAEVFEENVIEPERFIESGDSVIVPNTGQVRGRDGIHAVARSAFVFEVRGGRIARIRLYQETREALEAFGLSE from the coding sequence ATGTCGCAGGAGAACGTGGAGGTAGTGAGGAAGGGGCTCGCCCTCTATAACCGGCGCGACTTCGAGGCCCTGCAGGCGCTGAACCATCCGGATGTGGAGTTGGATTGGTCGGCGTCCCGTGCGCCGTACGCGGGCGTCTACCGGGGGTGGCCCGAGGTCTTGCGCTTCTACAAGAATGTCTTTGCCGAGGTCTTCGAAGAAAACGTAATTGAGCCGGAGCGCTTCATCGAGTCCGGCGATTCGGTGATCGTCCCTAACACCGGCCAGGTCCGAGGCCGGGATGGCATCCATGCGGTCGCGCGAAGCGCCTTCGTCTTCGAGGTTCGCGGCGGTCGCATCGCCCGAATCCGGCTCTATCAGGAGACACGCGAGGCCCTTGAAGCTTTCGGACTTTCGGAGTAG
- a CDS encoding ribonuclease HI family protein — translation MNAARLVVKVDGGARGNPGPAAIAAVVTTPKGEILEEGSETIGPATNNVAEYRALLLGIERAQALGAVEIELVGDSELIARQVRGEYRVKDAALRDLHAQVREALQSFERWSIRNVPREENEHADRLVNEALDAPG, via the coding sequence TTGAACGCCGCGCGGCTGGTCGTCAAAGTCGACGGGGGCGCGCGCGGCAATCCCGGCCCGGCGGCGATCGCCGCCGTAGTGACCACCCCCAAGGGCGAGATCCTGGAGGAGGGCTCAGAGACCATTGGGCCGGCGACCAACAACGTGGCCGAGTACCGGGCGCTCCTGCTGGGGATCGAGCGCGCCCAGGCCCTGGGGGCCGTCGAAATCGAGCTGGTGGGCGACTCGGAGCTGATCGCCCGCCAAGTGCGCGGGGAGTACCGGGTCAAGGACGCAGCCCTGCGCGACCTGCACGCACAGGTACGCGAGGCACTCCAGAGCTTCGAGCGCTGGTCGATCCGCAATGTGCCCCGGGAAGAGAACGAACACGCCGACCGCCTGGTCAACGAGGCGCTCGACGCCCCGGGGTAG
- the fusA gene encoding elongation factor G has translation MAPRPADRIRNVALIGHRGSGKTSLCEALLFEAGVVNRLGRVEDGTTVSDFEPDEQERGMSIGASVASFEYGDRKINLIDTPGESSFVADTLAGLRVVDAAVVVINAVMGVEVHTERLWNRAAAERLARLVFVNMLDRERADFFRTLDSLKEAFGAHVVATEIPIGSEHEVRGVIDLIDMKAFEYAGEGRGSATETEIPDELRDQAEEYREKLMDEVAENSDELMERYLEGEEISHEEIVTALKQGVTQGQLFPVTCGVATKNLGTNRLLEALVEDVPSPAMRGAIKALGGDGEQIEIEPDTDGEPVAYVFKTTADPYTGRINMLRVYSGVLRSDSQAFNVTRKAKERIGQLASPCGKETSTVDELGAGDIGAVAKLRETRAGDVLAAKDASIAFAPLDLPAPVMAFAFEPKSKGDEEKAAAAVRRLTEEDPTLDVHRDPETGEQIIAGLTQIHVEVIVDRMKQRYGAEIELKPPKVPYLETIRKPAKAHGRYKKQTGGRGQFGDCHIEIEPAELGTGFEFINAIKGGVIPSGFIPAVEKGIAEAMQRGVLAGYPIKDLRVRLYDGQHHSVDSSEMAFKIAGSMAFKQAAAEADPYLLEPIVKMTIAVPEDSVGDVVGDLNSRRGRPLGMEPKGSVTEIQAEVPMAEVLDYAPDLRAITGGRGDYTMEFERYEEVPAHIAQKVIAETQAAEEEQVKA, from the coding sequence ATGGCGCCCAGGCCAGCCGACCGGATCCGCAACGTCGCCCTGATCGGCCACCGCGGAAGCGGCAAGACCAGCCTCTGCGAGGCGCTGCTGTTCGAGGCCGGGGTGGTCAATCGGCTCGGCCGGGTCGAGGACGGCACCACCGTCTCCGACTTCGAGCCCGACGAGCAGGAGCGCGGGATGTCGATCGGCGCCAGCGTAGCCTCGTTCGAGTACGGCGATCGCAAGATCAACCTGATCGACACTCCCGGAGAGTCGAGCTTCGTCGCCGACACGCTGGCCGGCCTGCGCGTGGTCGACGCCGCGGTGGTGGTGATCAATGCAGTGATGGGGGTCGAGGTCCACACCGAGCGCCTCTGGAACCGCGCCGCCGCCGAGCGCCTGGCCCGCCTGGTATTCGTCAACATGCTCGACCGCGAGCGCGCTGACTTCTTCCGCACGCTCGATTCCCTCAAGGAGGCCTTCGGCGCTCACGTGGTCGCCACCGAGATCCCCATCGGCTCCGAGCACGAGGTCCGTGGGGTGATCGATCTGATCGACATGAAGGCCTTCGAGTACGCGGGGGAGGGGAGGGGCAGCGCGACGGAGACCGAGATTCCCGACGAGCTGCGCGACCAGGCGGAGGAGTACCGCGAGAAGCTGATGGACGAGGTCGCGGAGAACTCGGACGAGCTCATGGAGCGCTACCTGGAGGGGGAGGAGATCTCCCACGAGGAGATCGTCACCGCCCTCAAGCAGGGCGTCACGCAGGGACAGCTCTTCCCGGTCACCTGCGGGGTGGCGACGAAGAACCTGGGCACCAACCGTCTGCTGGAGGCGCTGGTGGAGGACGTTCCCTCGCCGGCGATGCGGGGGGCGATCAAGGCGCTTGGCGGCGACGGGGAACAGATCGAGATCGAGCCCGACACCGACGGTGAGCCCGTCGCCTACGTGTTCAAGACCACCGCCGATCCCTATACCGGCCGCATCAACATGCTGCGCGTCTATTCCGGCGTCCTGCGCTCGGACTCGCAAGCGTTCAACGTCACGCGCAAAGCCAAGGAGCGAATCGGTCAGCTTGCCTCGCCGTGCGGCAAGGAGACCTCCACCGTGGACGAGCTTGGTGCGGGAGACATCGGCGCGGTCGCCAAGCTGCGCGAGACGCGCGCCGGAGACGTGCTCGCCGCCAAGGACGCGAGCATCGCGTTCGCGCCGCTCGACCTGCCGGCCCCGGTGATGGCGTTCGCGTTCGAGCCGAAGTCGAAGGGTGATGAGGAGAAGGCCGCTGCTGCCGTCCGTCGGCTCACTGAGGAGGACCCGACGCTCGACGTGCATCGCGATCCGGAGACCGGCGAGCAGATCATCGCCGGGCTCACCCAGATCCACGTCGAGGTGATCGTGGACCGGATGAAGCAGCGCTACGGGGCGGAGATCGAGCTGAAACCGCCGAAGGTCCCGTACCTGGAGACGATCCGCAAGCCCGCCAAGGCGCACGGCCGCTACAAGAAGCAGACTGGCGGGCGCGGCCAGTTCGGCGACTGTCACATCGAGATCGAGCCGGCCGAGCTTGGCACTGGGTTCGAGTTCATCAACGCGATCAAGGGCGGTGTGATCCCGTCAGGCTTCATCCCGGCGGTCGAGAAGGGGATCGCGGAAGCGATGCAGCGCGGGGTCCTGGCCGGCTACCCGATCAAGGACCTGAGGGTGCGCCTGTACGACGGCCAGCACCACTCCGTCGATTCCTCCGAGATGGCGTTCAAGATCGCGGGCTCGATGGCTTTCAAGCAGGCCGCCGCCGAGGCGGACCCGTATCTGCTCGAGCCGATCGTGAAGATGACGATCGCGGTGCCGGAGGACAGCGTGGGCGACGTGGTCGGCGACCTCAACTCGCGCCGCGGCCGTCCGCTGGGCATGGAGCCCAAGGGGTCGGTCACGGAGATCCAAGCCGAGGTTCCGATGGCGGAGGTGCTCGACTACGCCCCCGACCTTCGAGCGATCACCGGCGGGCGTGGGGACTACACGATGGAGTTCGAGCGCTACGAGGAGGTCCCGGCGCACATCGCCCAGAAGGTGATCGCCGAGACCCAGGCTGCCGAAGAGGAGCAGGTCAAGGCCTAG
- the whiG gene encoding RNA polymerase sigma factor WhiG — METNVKAVELKDLWRRYKQDGDERARERLVVAYSPLVKFIAGRMASGLPSHVEEADLISYGLIGLIGAIERFDLEREIKFETFAVARVKGAIIDELRSLDWVPRSVRARARDVEKAHAKLEGELQRAPTDEEMAAKLEISVEEFQDSLLSIANSSVLALDDLWTFADPEGGGGQISVLDTLQDPGAIDPEAEAQTSELKDRLADSIESLPERERLVVALYYYENLTLREIGEVLGVTESRVSQLHTKAVLALRSRFAARSDEI, encoded by the coding sequence ATGGAGACGAACGTCAAAGCCGTCGAGCTCAAGGACCTGTGGCGACGCTACAAGCAGGACGGCGACGAGCGTGCCCGGGAGCGGCTCGTGGTCGCCTACTCGCCCCTCGTCAAGTTCATCGCCGGCAGGATGGCTTCCGGCCTTCCCTCCCACGTGGAGGAGGCCGACCTGATCTCCTACGGCCTGATCGGCCTGATCGGGGCGATCGAGCGCTTCGACCTCGAGCGGGAGATCAAGTTCGAGACCTTTGCGGTGGCTCGGGTGAAGGGGGCGATCATCGACGAGCTGCGCTCGCTGGACTGGGTGCCTCGCTCGGTGCGCGCCCGGGCGCGCGACGTGGAGAAGGCGCACGCCAAGCTGGAGGGCGAGCTGCAACGCGCGCCCACCGACGAGGAGATGGCGGCCAAGCTGGAGATCAGCGTGGAGGAGTTCCAGGACTCCCTGCTGTCGATCGCCAACTCGTCGGTGTTGGCTCTCGACGACCTGTGGACGTTCGCCGACCCTGAGGGCGGCGGGGGGCAGATCTCCGTCCTGGACACGCTCCAGGATCCCGGCGCAATCGACCCGGAGGCGGAGGCCCAGACGTCCGAACTCAAGGACCGCCTCGCGGACTCGATCGAGTCCCTGCCGGAGCGCGAGCGGCTTGTGGTTGCGCTCTACTACTACGAGAACCTGACCCTGCGGGAGATCGGGGAGGTGCTGGGGGTGACCGAGTCCCGCGTCTCCCAGCTCCACACAAAGGCCGTGCTGGCTCTGCGCTCGCGGTTCGCCGCGCGCTCTGACGAGATCTGA
- a CDS encoding tyrosine recombinase XerC has protein sequence MAAESSEQEVSPAWDAALKGFQRELRTRGSSPHTLRAYGTDLVELAKWATARGMAPGELAYKDLRAYAAVLSERGLARSSVARKLAAVRSLHDHLVRIGSAPQNPAELLPSPKRRSRLPRVLGPDEIATMLDRIPATGPLELRDRAVFELAYACGLRADEIVKLDLDAPDFDSEALRVTGKGAKTRIVPMGEPAQRALERYLATARPVLSVNRDERALFLSRRGRRLSGSDIRRRLDRWVRETAVAGHVSPHTLRHSFATHLLEGGADLRSIQELLGHSSVSTTQVYTRVEPQRLRSEYARSHPRA, from the coding sequence GTGGCTGCCGAATCTTCCGAGCAGGAGGTGAGCCCCGCCTGGGACGCGGCCCTGAAGGGGTTCCAGCGGGAGCTGAGGACCCGCGGCTCCTCGCCGCACACGCTGCGCGCCTACGGGACCGACCTTGTGGAGCTGGCGAAATGGGCGACGGCGCGGGGCATGGCGCCGGGGGAGCTGGCGTATAAGGATCTGAGGGCGTACGCGGCGGTGCTGTCCGAGCGCGGTCTGGCTCGCTCGAGCGTGGCCCGCAAGCTTGCCGCCGTCCGCAGTCTCCATGACCACCTGGTGCGCATTGGCAGCGCGCCACAGAATCCAGCCGAGCTCCTGCCGAGCCCCAAGCGTCGCTCCCGCCTGCCCCGAGTCCTGGGGCCGGACGAGATCGCGACCATGCTGGATCGCATCCCGGCCACGGGGCCGCTCGAGCTTCGCGACCGGGCGGTGTTCGAGCTCGCGTACGCCTGCGGGCTGCGCGCGGACGAGATCGTGAAGCTCGACCTGGACGCACCCGACTTCGATTCGGAGGCGCTGCGGGTTACCGGCAAGGGAGCGAAGACGCGCATCGTGCCGATGGGCGAGCCGGCTCAGCGAGCGCTGGAGCGCTATCTCGCGACGGCCCGGCCGGTGCTCAGCGTCAATCGCGACGAGCGCGCCCTGTTCCTCTCCCGCCGTGGGCGCAGGCTGTCTGGGTCCGATATCCGCCGCCGGCTTGATCGATGGGTGCGGGAGACCGCCGTCGCGGGCCACGTTTCCCCGCACACGCTGAGGCACTCGTTCGCCACCCATCTGCTCGAGGGAGGCGCCGATCTGCGCTCGATTCAGGAGCTGTTGGGGCACTCGAGCGTTTCGACCACTCAGGTATACACCCGCGTCGAGCCGCAGCGATTGCGCTCGGAATACGCACGGTCTCACCCGCGCGCCTGA
- a CDS encoding L,D-transpeptidase family protein has protein sequence MERRFQIALAAAVGLLLLLAVGAYAVDRANSDQIADGVRVGDVDVGGLSTDQARTRLRARLAEPLEQPVTVRFEGADYTLSPDRLELRADIDGMVDAALDASRSGGLPTRVWRYATGGSVDREIAPQLTYSAQALDGFLGEVADEINRPARDASVSPGPASLNAVPGQDGVTVRVNELRSRVRSAIESPRHRTVSVPADRVKPEVTTDELAQQYPAYITIDRAAFQLRLWKNLKLAKTYTIAVGMQGLETPAGTYKIYDKQVNPTWYVPDSAWAGDLAGEVIPPGPDNPLQARWMGFFNGAGIHGTSDVASLGSAASHGCIRMSVPDVIELYDQVPLGAPIYIGN, from the coding sequence ATGGAACGCAGGTTCCAGATAGCCCTCGCCGCCGCCGTCGGCCTGCTCCTCCTGCTTGCCGTGGGCGCGTACGCCGTCGACCGTGCGAACTCGGACCAGATTGCCGATGGGGTGAGGGTTGGCGACGTCGATGTCGGCGGGCTGTCCACAGACCAGGCGCGCACGCGGCTCCGTGCCCGGCTCGCCGAGCCGCTCGAGCAGCCGGTCACTGTGAGGTTCGAGGGCGCCGACTACACGCTCAGTCCCGACCGGCTCGAGCTGCGCGCCGACATCGACGGCATGGTGGATGCGGCGCTCGATGCGAGCCGCTCGGGCGGCCTTCCGACACGGGTGTGGCGCTACGCGACGGGCGGCTCGGTCGATCGCGAGATCGCCCCGCAGCTCACCTACTCGGCCCAGGCCCTGGACGGCTTCCTCGGCGAGGTGGCCGACGAGATCAACCGCCCCGCTCGCGACGCATCGGTCAGCCCCGGGCCTGCATCGCTGAACGCTGTGCCCGGCCAGGACGGGGTCACCGTCAGGGTCAACGAACTGCGGTCCCGCGTGCGGTCGGCGATCGAGAGCCCTCGCCACCGCACCGTGTCGGTGCCGGCCGATCGGGTCAAGCCGGAGGTAACCACCGACGAGCTCGCCCAGCAGTATCCGGCCTACATCACCATCGATCGCGCCGCCTTCCAGCTGCGGCTCTGGAAGAACCTGAAGCTCGCCAAGACGTACACGATCGCGGTCGGCATGCAGGGCCTGGAGACGCCGGCCGGCACGTACAAGATTTACGACAAGCAGGTCAACCCGACCTGGTACGTGCCGGACTCGGCCTGGGCCGGCGACCTGGCCGGCGAGGTCATTCCGCCCGGGCCCGACAACCCCCTCCAGGCACGGTGGATGGGGTTCTTCAACGGCGCGGGCATCCACGGCACCAGCGACGTCGCTTCGCTGGGCAGCGCCGCCTCGCACGGCTGCATCCGGATGTCCGTCCCGGACGTGATTGAGCTCTACGACCAGGTTCCCCTCGGAGCCCCGATCTACATCGGCAACTAG
- a CDS encoding nuclear transport factor 2 family protein has protein sequence MSQKNVDMVRSMFEPFEGVNVAAIDWGAEGIREALGRAYSPDIELTTLEIPLGLDVSDSYRGLDGLVEYLRTWLEPFGEYHVENLDYVDAGDCVLVPSRQWGVGGVSGARVELELTTLYEVRDGRITRVHQYDTIDEAREAAEPRSRQVEKGKSPGAS, from the coding sequence ATGTCGCAGAAGAACGTAGACATGGTGCGGTCGATGTTCGAGCCGTTCGAAGGTGTCAACGTGGCAGCGATCGACTGGGGCGCCGAGGGGATCCGCGAGGCGCTCGGGCGGGCCTACTCGCCGGACATCGAGCTCACAACGCTGGAGATACCGCTCGGACTCGACGTCAGCGACAGCTACCGTGGATTGGACGGCTTGGTCGAGTACCTGCGGACGTGGCTGGAGCCCTTCGGCGAGTATCACGTCGAGAACCTCGACTACGTCGACGCCGGCGACTGCGTTCTCGTTCCCAGCCGGCAGTGGGGTGTCGGGGGCGTAAGCGGGGCGCGGGTCGAGCTCGAGCTCACGACCCTCTACGAGGTGCGAGACGGTCGAATCACGCGGGTCCACCAATACGACACGATCGACGAGGCTCGCGAAGCCGCGGAACCTCGGAGTAGGCAAGTAGAGAAAGGGAAATCTCCGGGCGCTTCTTAG
- a CDS encoding NAD-dependent epimerase/dehydratase family protein, with the protein MSAPRDERSRRVLVTGLSTYWGSRLAQALESFEHIEAIIGVDNRSPTRELERTEFVRVSNQHSLLQRIVRAAEIDTVVDTRLVVNSLMASPRAAHENNVIGTMNILAACTGADSPVRKFVFKSSAHYYGSEQDDPAFFTEEMGRPHSPHSALERDIVEAEQAVSEFAERNPDVTVTVLRCANVLGPDVDTAFTRMFGAPLVLMVLGFDPRLQFVHEDDVVHALEHSAFHLTPGVFNVAADGVLALSEIIGLLGKRPLPVLPPWGTSLVAGPLRQLGFRIPDEVVNQLRFGRGIDNRLLKATGFRYGYTTREAVLNLGEHLRLAPVIRGVEQTYTYEREVEEFLRWSPYVRRERGAERSGVAADREPLGI; encoded by the coding sequence ATGAGCGCGCCGAGGGATGAGCGAAGTCGTCGCGTGCTCGTCACCGGCCTCTCGACCTATTGGGGTAGCCGCCTGGCTCAGGCGCTCGAGAGCTTCGAGCACATCGAGGCGATCATCGGAGTCGACAACCGGTCCCCCACGCGTGAGCTCGAGCGCACCGAGTTCGTCCGGGTCTCCAACCAGCACTCCCTGCTCCAGCGCATCGTTCGGGCGGCGGAGATCGACACCGTGGTCGACACGCGGCTGGTCGTCAACTCGCTCATGGCGTCGCCCCGGGCGGCCCACGAGAACAACGTGATCGGCACCATGAACATCCTGGCCGCCTGCACCGGCGCGGATTCGCCGGTTCGGAAGTTCGTGTTCAAGAGCTCGGCCCACTACTACGGGTCCGAGCAGGACGACCCGGCGTTCTTCACCGAGGAGATGGGGCGCCCGCACTCGCCGCACTCGGCCCTCGAGCGCGACATCGTCGAGGCCGAGCAGGCCGTGAGCGAGTTTGCAGAGCGGAACCCCGACGTGACCGTGACCGTTCTGCGCTGCGCCAACGTGCTCGGGCCCGACGTGGATACCGCGTTCACGCGGATGTTCGGCGCCCCGTTGGTGCTGATGGTGCTCGGCTTCGATCCCCGGCTTCAGTTCGTCCACGAGGACGACGTGGTGCACGCTCTCGAGCACTCGGCCTTCCACCTGACTCCCGGTGTCTTCAACGTGGCGGCCGACGGGGTCTTGGCGCTCTCCGAGATCATCGGACTGCTGGGCAAGCGACCCTTGCCGGTCCTGCCGCCCTGGGGGACCAGCCTGGTCGCCGGGCCGTTGCGCCAGCTGGGCTTCCGGATCCCGGACGAGGTGGTGAACCAGCTTCGGTTCGGGCGCGGAATCGACAACCGGCTGCTGAAGGCGACCGGCTTCCGGTACGGCTACACGACTCGCGAGGCCGTGCTGAATCTGGGCGAGCACCTGCGGCTGGCACCTGTGATCAGGGGCGTGGAGCAGACCTACACGTACGAGCGTGAAGTCGAGGAGTTTCTGCGGTGGAGCCCCTATGTGCGGCGTGAGCGTGGAGCCGAGCGGAGTGGAGTGGCCGCGGACCGCGAGCCGCTGGGAATCTAG
- a CDS encoding 1-acyl-sn-glycerol-3-phosphate acyltransferase, which yields MADEQRTSLGAQIPASADEGDEHSGPAGLPARIREGAAPESMRALLPAIEPERRLNDWGRSERIEGVFDRTLLDFFYRYWFRVEVEGIENVPSDRGALLVSNHAGALPPDAPMIAKAIREEHPYPRPLYLTVEHFFKGYPGFSMLIPKIGGVAAHPANVHRLLYDEQQLVLVFPEGRKGTEKLYRDRYRLRRFGRGGFVEAAMRAEAQLVPTCVVGAEEAMPVFGQVDALRRLTGLIYFPITPTFPWLGPLGMLGYLPAKFKIRFLEPIDTVELGGAEAAEDKALVQTLAQEIRARIQESLHEMVASRKSVWFG from the coding sequence ATGGCGGACGAGCAGCGCACATCGCTGGGCGCCCAGATCCCCGCTTCGGCGGACGAGGGAGACGAGCACTCCGGGCCTGCCGGCCTGCCGGCGCGGATTCGCGAAGGCGCCGCGCCCGAGTCCATGCGGGCGCTCCTGCCGGCGATCGAGCCGGAGCGGCGGCTCAACGACTGGGGGCGCTCGGAGCGGATCGAGGGCGTCTTCGACCGCACCCTGCTCGACTTCTTCTACCGCTACTGGTTCAGGGTCGAGGTCGAGGGGATCGAGAATGTCCCCTCCGACCGCGGAGCGCTGTTGGTCTCGAACCACGCGGGCGCCCTGCCGCCGGACGCGCCGATGATCGCCAAGGCGATCCGGGAGGAGCATCCGTATCCCCGGCCGCTGTACCTCACGGTCGAGCACTTCTTCAAGGGCTACCCGGGCTTCTCGATGCTGATCCCGAAGATCGGCGGCGTGGCGGCGCATCCCGCCAACGTGCACCGGCTGCTGTACGACGAGCAGCAGCTCGTGCTCGTCTTTCCCGAGGGTCGCAAGGGGACCGAGAAGCTGTACCGCGACCGGTATCGGTTGCGGCGGTTCGGGCGCGGGGGCTTCGTAGAGGCGGCGATGCGCGCGGAGGCGCAGCTGGTCCCGACCTGCGTGGTCGGGGCGGAAGAGGCGATGCCGGTGTTCGGCCAGGTGGACGCCCTGCGGCGGTTGACGGGGCTGATCTACTTCCCGATCACGCCGACGTTCCCCTGGCTGGGTCCCCTGGGGATGCTCGGCTACCTGCCGGCCAAGTTCAAGATCCGCTTTCTGGAGCCGATCGACACGGTCGAGCTTGGCGGGGCGGAAGCGGCCGAGGACAAGGCGCTCGTGCAGACCCTGGCTCAGGAGATCCGTGCCAGGATCCAGGAGAGCCTGCACGAGATGGTCGCCAGCCGAAAGTCCGTGTGGTTCGGATGA
- a CDS encoding 5-formyltetrahydrofolate cyclo-ligase — protein sequence MRSKDQVRRAVWRAMDREGVSRFPGAEGRIPNFAGAKPAADKLAASRHWKRARVIKANPDSPQTHARRLALEDGKQLVMAVPRLRDKHPFRLLDPKRLTKAQVREAATIKGALRHGRVVALEEMPKVNFVLCGSVAVNLSGARIGKGGGFSDLEYGLLIDAGKIDDHTVVATTVHPIQILREHLPTTEHDLPVDLIATPRAVIDVERAYDRPRGILWDHLQPPQIHEIPILERAGYA from the coding sequence ATGCGCTCCAAGGACCAGGTGCGACGTGCCGTATGGCGGGCGATGGACCGCGAGGGGGTCTCCCGGTTCCCGGGCGCAGAGGGACGGATCCCCAACTTCGCCGGCGCGAAGCCGGCCGCGGACAAGCTGGCCGCGAGCCGCCACTGGAAGCGCGCGCGGGTCATCAAGGCCAACCCCGACTCACCTCAGACCCATGCCCGCAGGCTCGCGCTCGAGGACGGCAAGCAGCTGGTGATGGCGGTGCCCAGGCTGCGCGACAAGCACCCGTTCCGCCTCCTCGACCCGAAGCGCCTCACCAAGGCCCAGGTGCGGGAGGCGGCGACGATCAAGGGCGCTCTGCGCCACGGTCGCGTGGTCGCGCTCGAGGAGATGCCCAAGGTCAACTTCGTGCTCTGCGGCTCGGTGGCGGTCAACCTGAGCGGGGCGCGGATCGGCAAGGGGGGCGGTTTCTCGGACCTCGAGTACGGGCTCTTGATCGATGCGGGGAAGATCGACGATCACACCGTCGTCGCCACCACCGTGCACCCGATCCAGATCCTTCGCGAGCACCTGCCGACCACCGAACACGACCTGCCCGTCGACCTGATCGCCACCCCTCGCGCCGTGATCGACGTCGAGCGCGCCTACGACCGCCCGCGCGGCATCCTCTGGGACCACCTCCAGCCGCCCCAGATCCACGAGATCCCGATCCTCGAGCGGGCGGGGTACGCGTAA
- a CDS encoding nuclear transport factor 2 family protein: MPDARDVILKHIAAVNDRDSDADPWAADAELAAPGGQASGRDDVISFLGVFHEAFPDLRLEIKQLLTDGPAAAAEGTLAGTHDGVLHTPNGDVAPTGRAVELRWAAVYVTDGDTLKSEHLFFDQMDFLGQLGLLPD; the protein is encoded by the coding sequence ATGCCCGACGCCAGAGACGTGATCCTCAAGCACATCGCCGCCGTCAACGACCGTGATAGCGACGCTGATCCGTGGGCCGCCGATGCCGAGCTGGCGGCGCCAGGCGGGCAGGCCAGCGGTCGCGACGACGTCATTAGCTTCTTGGGCGTGTTCCACGAAGCGTTCCCGGACCTCCGCCTTGAGATCAAGCAGCTCCTCACCGACGGGCCAGCCGCAGCGGCCGAAGGGACCCTCGCGGGCACCCATGATGGCGTGCTCCACACCCCCAACGGTGACGTCGCGCCGACAGGACGAGCCGTTGAGCTCCGGTGGGCGGCGGTCTATGTCACCGACGGCGACACGCTGAAGTCCGAGCACCTGTTCTTCGACCAGATGGACTTTCTCGGCCAGCTCGGACTCCTCCCCGATTAG